DNA from Pirellulales bacterium:
CGGAGGCAACTTCCCCAGAACCACCCCCTGCCGGCGAACCAGCGCCCGCCTTAGCAGCGCCCACGGAACCCAAACCGGCCGAGGCCCCCGAGGCTAGCACGGAGTCATCTCCCCCACCCTTGGAAAAGTCCGCAGACCCAACGGCTGAACAGCCCGTTGACAACACACTTTCCATTCCCCCCACAATTGCATCAACCCCTCGTCTGCCGCAACTACCGAACTGGGCGACACAAGATCAAACCATCTTGGGAAAGAACATATACATCACAGTGAACACCGATCCGCATCAAAACCTGGGATCCTGCCGTGATGAGTTGGATCGCCGGGTTTGGAATAAAGCGATCGAGCGGGTGGAATTGGACTTGGGACAGCAACTGCCGCGGGGTGTGGGATTTGAACGGACCTTGCCAGCGGACTTTTTGAATCAACTGATTGTGGAACGCTATTTGGAACAGCGCGAAACTGACAGCATTGGCCCGGTGTATATTTATCACGCCCGCGTCCAATTTACCCCTGAACATCGGCAACGTATGGCAGAGGTGGGGAAGCAAATTGTGGTTGAACAACGGGTCACGGGCGTGGGGTTTGGCGTGGGAGCGGGGTTGGCGCTCTTGTCGTTGGTGTATGGCGGATTAAAATGGCGCGAGCGGCGAAAACCGGCGCAACTGTTGGCCAAAGCCGCCTCCTAATCAGGCTTGTACCTATAGGGCCCCGACCCAGCGTTTTCTATTTTTTCCCTCGCGTGACTTGTGACGCTCGACGCCGAACAACTGCTGCTCCATCAAATTCAGGCGGGGGATGACGCCGCCTGGCAAGAGTTGATCACGCGGTATGAAGGGCGACTCTTGGGCTATGTCGAACAACGGCTCCGCAACCGGGCCGCCAGCGAAGACGTGGTGCAAGAAACCCTGATTGGTTTTTTGACCAGCCTGCCCAACTTTGATCGCCGCCGCTCGCTAGAGAATTACCTGTTTTCCATTGCCGCCCACAAATTGACCGATTATTTGCGGCGTCTGGGGCGCAGACCGACGCTGCCGCTCAGCGGTTCCTCGGACAGCAGCGGCGATTGGTCGTTACCGGGTAAGGAGCGTCCCGCCAGCGTCATCGCCCGCAGCGCGGAACGCCGCAACCTGGAATCCGGGGCGCTGCAAACCGCGCTGGAGACAATCCTTACCCGCTGGCAGGAAAAAGGGGAATGGACCAAAATCCGCTGCGCGGAACTGTTGTTTGTGCT
Protein-coding regions in this window:
- a CDS encoding sigma-70 family RNA polymerase sigma factor is translated as MTLDAEQLLLHQIQAGDDAAWQELITRYEGRLLGYVEQRLRNRAASEDVVQETLIGFLTSLPNFDRRRSLENYLFSIAAHKLTDYLRRLGRRPTLPLSGSSDSSGDWSLPGKERPASVIARSAERRNLESGALQTALETILTRWQEKGEWTKIRCAELLFVLGKPNKEVAELLNMSEQAVANQKFDMIERLRTHLHRQQLDADVFPELSNL